Within Desulfobacterales bacterium, the genomic segment GATGGCGGTCGCCTTTGAAGGCCGGCGGGTGCGTCTTTCAGATGATGTGGCCTGGCGCGACAAACTGCAGCGCAGCCGTTCCGAGCTCGAGCAGTCGCTGTCCGCAGGAGACCGGATTTACGGCGTAAGCACGGGGGTGGGGCATGGCTCATCCCGAACCATCGATCCGGAGCATACCCACGAGTTTGCCTATCAGATCATCCGGCAGCACGGCTGCGGGCTGGGAGAGGTTTTTTCCGAGGCGGAGGGGCGCGCCGTCATTTTCGCCCGGCTGGTCAGCCTCTCCAAAGGGTATTCCGCGGTGCGGCTGTCGCTTCTCGAAGCCCTGTGCAATCTGCTCAACTGCGGCGTGATCCCGGTCATTCCCTCGCTGGGTTCGGTGGGGGCTTCGGGCGACCTGACGCCCCTTTCTTACCTGGCAGCGGTTTTGGCAGGAGAGCGCGAAGTGTATTACGGCGGCGAAGTCCTGGCGGCCGACAAGGTTCTCGGGCGGGCCGGGCTCAAACCCCATGATTTTGTGCCCAAGGAATCCCTGGCGATTATGAACGGCACGTCCGTCATGACGGCCATCGGCAGCATCACAGCAGCACGCTTCGGGCGAACCCTGGACCTATGTGAGCGGGCCGCAGGGTTGGCGGCCGAAATCCTCCTGGGCCGCTCCCAGGCGTTTCACCCGACAGCCCATCGTCTCAAACACCATCCGGGCCAGATTTCGGCGGCCGCGGCCATCCGATCGGCCATCAGCGGCAGCCGGCTGATGGACAGCGCCCCGGAAAAAGGGCGCATCATTCAGGATCCGTATTCGATCCGCTGTGCCCCGCACGTGATCGGAGCGGCGCGGGATGCTTTGACATGGGCCGGAGA encodes:
- a CDS encoding aromatic amino acid ammonia-lyase; protein product: MNTGKTDTRSPEIIVDDGDVRLEDLMAVAFEGRRVRLSDDVAWRDKLQRSRSELEQSLSAGDRIYGVSTGVGHGSSRTIDPEHTHEFAYQIIRQHGCGLGEVFSEAEGRAVIFARLVSLSKGYSAVRLSLLEALCNLLNCGVIPVIPSLGSVGASGDLTPLSYLAAVLAGEREVYYGGEVLAADKVLGRAGLKPHDFVPKESLAIMNGTSVMTAIGSITAARFGRTLDLCERAAGLAAEILLGRSQAFHPTAHRLKHHPGQISAAAAIRSAISGSRLMDSAPEKGRIIQDPYSIRCAPHVIGAARDALTWAGELLIRELNSVNDNPIVDPDVPEIIFAGNFYGGHVALAMDLIKTAAASVADLLDRQYALLVDSRLNSGLPETLVGYEGCGLKALQLTCSALTARAVQRSAPDTVLSRPTEAHNQDKVSMGLHAALNAAEITTLVQQVLATELIALSNAAALRNEEDLSPAGRRLLGRVRDFSPVLENDRRLDRDLERLSRAIDQGLDPVEVDYVSDREKLKNKLA